The genomic stretch CAAACCTCGACTCGCTGGGACGCAGGAAAGATGCCCGCATCGCAAACTGGATTTGGCAGCTACTTCTTGGAGAGGAACATCAGCATGCCGACTGGATATCAGATCCCGGTGCTGGGATGCTCGCCggctgtgcagcagcagcagcaggctcagCAGCTGGCAGCGATGGCGGCTGGGGTTCCCATCACATACTCAGGACTACAAGGATACAACTTTATCCCATATACGCACCACAGGCCCATCACACACATGGTGAGTTGATCATTCACAAAGTATTTTCACACGAGAAGCTTCAAACTGCAACTTTTTACTGCAATCTTTTACAAAAATGTGCGTAAAATCTGATGTTGAAAAGCTGAATGTGCAGAAAAAGCATCATCGTCTCAGatatattatgttatgtcaGCTTGCAAAGtctaaaagaacattttttataaCTCATTCAAGAGGATTTCTCCTTCATTGTATTTCTTTCAGTAAACCAAACACTCATTGTCCTGTGCGCCCTGGGTCAAGGGTCGCCAACTCCGTGCGTAATTTCTCGCTCCTAACgttccttctttctcttttccagaGCAGCGGTTTCGACTTGAAGGCCGCCTCCCCCTACCATCACGCGCTCCTGGCTCGTGGAGGAGCTTTCTACCCGCCCTACCGTCCGGGAGCCGCCGAGGACCCCGGCAGGGTCGCCAAGGTGGCCACCCGAGAGAGCACCGGGGCGCTGAAGGCCTGGCTGAACGAGCACCTGAAGAACCCGTATCCGACCAAGGGCGAGAAAATCATGCTCGCCATCATCACTAAAATGAGCCTCACGCAGGTCTCCACCTGGTTCGCCAACGCGAGGCGACGCCTGAAGAAGGAGAACAGGGTGAGCTGGGCGTGTAAGGGGAAATCagacgaggaggatgaggagcaggagggagagagcgacGACGAAGACGTCTCTCTGCAGAAATGTCACTTGGACGAGGCTCAAACTGAGCGCGCAGACGAGCAGGTGGAGAGCGCGTTGGATGGCGCGGCACCTGTGGACGCGCGTTTGGAGATGCAGCCGAGCGGCGAGCGTGAAGACAGAGAACTTGCACTTGTCAAGAAAGTTGAAAAGAGTGACTCTGACGACGCGCCGTCCGCTTTggaaagtaaagaaaacattAGCAGCCAGAAACCCAAAATCTGGTCTTTGGCTGAGACCGCCACCTCAGAGACTGTGAAGAAACCTCTGGACAGTATTTACCACCCGGCCGGGAAACTGTGGGCCGAGTGGGCTTCAAGAAACGGACTGTTTGTTCCCTCATGTTACACCACGCAGCATGAAATCGTCTGATGCGTCCGTTTGgagacacattaaaaaaagacgCTGTCCACATCTTTTTGCACTTTAAAACCTTCAGACCTCAGGGATTTCCTCCTGAAGtttgcagtgaaatgaaattcTGTTCTGAGACCAAAGACTTACCgtgttattgtaaataaatgtagcTGTATTTTTCCATCAACGACCTGTAAATTATGTCTCCTTTGTCTAATCATGAAGAAATATTTTTGCTTAAATAAACTTCAGCTTCTAGCGAAATCCTGACGTGTTCtgcttgtctgtgtttgggCGGCATGCTGTGcgtaaaaatggaaaattaagcaacaaaaaactaaaaagtttGTGTCTTAAAGGCCTTGCACAGAAGGAAGTCTTTCCTTTAACATATTAACTAAActtcttgtgtttcctgttgttcATGTAAATGATGAGCACAAAGACAGTATTGGCCTTACTTTGCATATCAAACCAAAGTCTTTTCAGTCTTCCCAAACTGGTTTCTGGtcagttttgttgcttttttaatcCTCAGCCATGAGACCTCAAGAGTCcgtaaaggaacagttcaccccaaaatgaagaGTCAGTCGTTACCCACTCAGCCTCATGCTCattgaaagtcaggtgaagttttgtagtccggaaaaacattcctggagcttcacagcgtcGCAGCgtttctcctgaacaactgaagtagatggggacttgttttaaaacgtaaataaaacacaaccaaaataaacatcaaaatGTTCGGGGAAGGGTAATCCAAGagtctggaagccctgagatccaaaattgttttgaaaagacgttatttacctGCTTTTTCAAACCGAAATTttccactgtagctgctaaacttAAATCATTAGCACCCATCCCGTCTCCAGTGGGTGCAAGAGCTCGAGTCGAGGGTATAGATCATGTGTTTTTCAATTTGGGGCTTGGATTACGTCGCGCAAGCTGTATGAAGTCAttgtatgtttctttttgtttgttgtttacattttgaaacaagtccccatcgacttcagttgtttaggagaacgctgtttTCCcgtaaagctccagaaatgttttgtgcgccacgaaacttcacctgactttcgaAAATCttcatggaggagagtaaatactgactgaattttcatttttaggtgacTTTTTCCTTTAAGGTATACCCCTTCATGTATACAGTGTAAAAACTAACTCCAGATTAGatggcggcagcagcagcaggcccaGAGGTCGTTTAAGGTGTCAGTAATGATTCGTGGTTGGCTGAGGGAGTCTTCACCATCAATCACACAGGTTCCCATGTAAATTCAAAGGGCTGTACCTCCATTAATCCCGGGATAATGAGAAAGCCCCTGGAGCAACCGGCCTGGGATGCAGTTGCCTCACCTCTCCATGTAAATCCCTACAAACAGGAACACACAGAGGGGAGATTAGCTTTTATCTGAGCCCCTTCTTCTCACAGCAAACACATGAATACAACAGAATATAAAGGCATTCAACTTCAAACTGGGTCTCCTTCTGATTTGGACTTGTACAGTGCTGCTTAATGACTCCTTTATGTTTCTTATTCTTACAGTTTCAGTCTTGGCACACTGGAGAGTCACTATGCTGTGATGATCCATGAACCTCTAGCACCCctctgaggaaaacaggagTAACAGCACgatttacagtatttaattgtttaaactGTGGGAAGACTACAGGTGAAAGGGACAGGTGTATGCCCGacttataaaaaataaataagtcagTTATTTTAGCCGAATTTGGCTCactcaccaaaacacaaacGTCATGGAGGCAATTAAGATACGTTAAAAAAGCTCTGCGTCCGATGGGCGCCGTTTGCGTCAAATACCAGACTCTTCCCGGAGCAATAACTCAGTCAAATCATGAcagacatttataaaacaaatatttttagatTCATTGTGTCTTACGCCTCCCGAGGATGTCATTATTTCCGGTGAATTGCACCTGAACGTCCATAAATCCGCTTAGAATCACAGACGACTCGCGTAATTCCAGAGTCCCTTGAGAATCTtcacgtttttaagttttcttcagtataaAAGCAATGCCGTGTTAATTGTCTGCACAATCATGGGCACaatgcaaacaggaagtgcttgTAGTTAATTCGGCATACTTTCAATGCTGCCAATATTCCAAAATGGAGACAAATATAGGCTAAAATAACAGGGCCCAAGGTGTAGCCCACAGCATGGATCACTACCGAGTCCACAGCCATGTtatgcttcctgtttacatcccCCAAAGCTTCATGGGAAGTTTTTTTCCTGACTGAATtaaaccacacacactgaccaaCAGCAGGAAAAGTACACACTTCATCGGTGGCAtgcattttaatgcaaattCAAAGCTTTTAAATTACACGCTGCTGTCATGCACAGTTATTGCCCTATCACCCGTGTACCTCATGCAAATATACAGAAGTATTATGCAAACAATTCACATAAACGTTGACGACCACATGTAAATACAATATGaacacacagtgaaacagaggCCTAACTaataaaactaatgcagtccaGGCATATACTGTAGTACGTCTATTTCCTAGTATTGTCAGACTACAACGTCTTCGCTACAGCACACGATTTGAATTTATTGTTAACACTTCAGGCGACTATTTACATCTTTAGGTGGAGAATTATATACAACAACACATACCGGTCTACATCCATAATTACAAACTAGTATCAAAACTATCTGTGCACTGCGTTTGTGACTCCTGTCGGGAGAGCTGCTCCGCCTTCCCGTTCTCCTGCGTCACCAGGTTTCCTCGATCGGTCAGCGCCGTCGGTGACATCGGCACGCTCTGCTCGTCGTCTTCCTCCGGCGTCCTCGTGAATCCCTCCTCCTGCGTGGACTGCATCTCAGGCGACATGGACTCCTCATCGAGAGGATCAGGTTGTTCGGGTATGaacattttctcctccttcagctgctccCTCTGTGGTTCCCGACATGCTTCGAAACAGCCCTGCAAGaggaaaatgtagaaatgttagAAATATAGaatattgtgttttcagtcatgATTTTCAGTTTCTGAAATCTGATCACTCCACTTGGGAAACatccaaataaacacaaaacctgGTTTCCTTTTTCAGGTAGCAGGATTAAGAACAACCCTGTAAACAGCTTAATCTGTGCTGGAGACCCTGTAGACGCTAAATTAAACGTCATTTAAAACTTTTTGGGGGGAAATACGCTCAATCGCTTTCTGTTGAGAGTAAGACAGCTGGCTTATCTTAGCATAACGTCttgaaacagctagcctggctaatgaaaagtgaataaaacataTCCAGTTTCCATAtccaaaagttttttttatacttaaaTCTTTGCACAGATTAAATAACATGtaaattagtgagctttagaggcaggttttgttacctctggacggagccaggctagcagtttccccccgtttccagtctttatgctaagctaagctgatCACCAACTGCTGTTGGAGCtaaatggagccattttatgttctATGTCTTTTCCCCCCATCTGCTTAAGTTGTTTAGGAGGATGCTGAAAAATCTAAATACTCGAGTACTAGTGCTTTAGTGCTAGTACCTCAGAATCGTACTAAAGTGGAGTACTGAGCGTGCAGATATAAAAGTGGGATCAATCCTCTGATCTGACTCTCAGAAAGACGGCAAACAGCAAAGCATATTTGCCAAAAAGCAAAACTGTTCCTTAAAAGGAGAGTCATCAAACATAGTCACTAAATTGTCCTCTTGAGACAATGTGAACATTGTTAATTATCTTTGTTGTTTACAAAGTATTCCTGTTACTCAAGTGAATATGCTACATGAGAGACTAAtccaagaaagagaaaaatcacatttaccTTTACCTTTTCTTGGCAGCGTTGACCTAACACCaaaggaaagaaagatggagaaCGTGAGTGCATTGAGTTGATTTCCAAAACTTGAACTCATTAAACACACTGTGGCAGAGAGCATTTACCTCTGCATAGAACGAACAGGACTACAGCTAGAACTATGGCCACAACCAAAGACATCACAACGGCGATCACAACATGTGTCCGTGAGGCTCCTCCTGCAAGACAACAGAGAAAGCCATTAACCACAAGCTGAATACTTACAGAACAAGTCAACAACTTCACAATCTACTGGCTCCTGTAATACAGGATAACTAGACAATGTGAGTGAAACATGTCCTCCGCCACAGGAAATCAGTTCACGGCTCgtcactgaaaaacactttcacatCCGCTTACACTTCGGCAGAGGAAGTACAAATAAAGAAGATGATTTTCAGAGAGGAATGCTTCAATTTGAATTCTTAATAAAGTGACTCTTGAGCTTTTTAAACATAGCGGAGTCGGCACACACATGTAGTGTAAACACTGTGTAGGTGAAGGCTTTGAATCCCACACTGAAAACCACAGACCGACATAGATTTACTAGCTGTAACACCTCATCGCCTACACAGTTTCGTTTTGAGCAAGACGCCACTAACCACACAGCTGCAGATAGCGGGACAGTAAAAAGTGAGAACgtttttttcaatttgtcaGCCTACACGCAGAACTTACCACAGATGGTGTCGGATGTGCTTGTTCCCTTTTGTTCAACGTGTTGTCCGAACCCACATCTGCAAAGAAAGTCACAGcgttaatgtctgtttttttattgtgctcAGTAGATTCACATTCAGGTGACTGTTTGTCCTGAAAGGTCCAAAAAGATCAAACAGCTTTGAGATCTGTGACTGTGACGGCTATGACACATGAGTCGAATCATTCTCATACTCCCCTCCCCACCCCTCTTACTGCTTATAGCCCCTTTCCCACGAGTATAATATTATCAGGGGACCTCAGGTGATTCAGAAATCACCACCTCACATCTGTGTTTCGTTGACGCATTGGCACCTGATAAGTCTGTATTCTGCTTGTGTTTACTGACATTATCTCCTGGATATGTTGTCAGCTTCGGTAAAGTTGGAACGTTACTCACAGATTTGAACTTTCGGGGATCAGTAGCTTATAAGCAAAACGATGCCTCATTCATTCATGATAGTAGACGAGCTACAACATGGGACAAATGACTGGTCCTTTGGTGCAGCGGCTGTCAGGCGAGTGTGCGGAGACTGAATATTCACTAACTTTCACCGAAATGACTTCACACGTCCCTGAAATCCgttatttattctttatctttttattttaactattaATTTCATTGCCAAGggtgtgcattagtctctaaaTCCATTCCCATGTTTCTTTTCAATCACTTGTGAAGCACTTCGAATTGATTGACAGGTGCTATAtaattaaagtttgatttattgatcGATGGATTGAGTACGCCGCACAACCCCAAATCACAGACATGCTGATTCACATGGGACTACTATTATCACAGTAAACacattctctgtgtttagtAGGTAATATGTGGTGGATTTTTACACCCAGGTCATACTAGTCCCGTGTGAACAGGGCCTAAGAAGCATTTGTTGAGTCTCTCTCTCCACAATTATTCCTGTTTTTCCTCCAATTTGTCGATTAACACCGAAAATAATCGACAAATTAATCGACAGTGAAAAGATTAGTTGCGACCCTGTTTCACACAGCGGTTTTAGGTTCATATATAGGCTGACAACCCGAACAACAACCTAACCCCAAACCAACTTTTTCAGCATTATGACCTTCTTGCCAAGACTTGGCTAAGAAGATTGATACCGATCTCATGTTTATGGGGTGTTGCTGAGTCTTTTAATTTAACGTATCGTAGTTTCAATACTTACTCTGTCAGCTTCTTGCAGACACCGACCGACGACTCCTCATCAGAAAACGTGGAGCCCTCAAGGCATTTCTCACACACTGTGTCATGTGAATGATTACCTGAAAGACAAATGTGATGGCCACAACGGATTCAGCACAGTGTGTACACAAAGCAGATCATCCTTTATATTcagtgcaacaaaaaaaaaggcttgaatGGATCAAAAAGATGTGTCGTACCTGAGAATTGAACTCCATAACCTGGTTCGCAGGTGCTGTGCGGCACACAGGTCATACATACTTTCTGATCGGAGCAGTGGTATCCCTCTTTGCACTTGCAGATGCTCAGTTTCGTGGGTTCGTGGACAGGATGATCAAAGTTGTTATCTGAAAGGAGAGCGGACACAAGTTGCACATTGTGCTACGTCAAACAGATGTCCATCAACACAGGAAGAGTTTTTGTTAAATTTGTCACAAAGTCTTACTTTTGTCGCAGTATGGCTGACGTATACACTTGGGTTCCTTTGTGTATTTTTCCTGATATTCATTATTCCCACATGGTTTGCATTGAGGTTCCCGACAAGTGCCGATGGACGTCATGCTGTACCCTGAAAAACATAGTGTCGCTTTAAAGTCAAAAGAAAACGCAGTACAGTGTGACGTTACAGCATTTATCTCAAGTGTACGTGAGCCTGAGGTTTAAAACCAATAGTTTGACGGatgc from Pagrus major chromosome 7, Pma_NU_1.0 encodes the following:
- the irx7 gene encoding iroquois homeobox 7; protein product: MPASQTGFGSYFLERNISMPTGYQIPVLGCSPAVQQQQQAQQLAAMAAGVPITYSGLQGYNFIPYTHHRPITHMSSGFDLKAASPYHHALLARGGAFYPPYRPGAAEDPGRVAKVATRESTGALKAWLNEHLKNPYPTKGEKIMLAIITKMSLTQVSTWFANARRRLKKENRVSWACKGKSDEEDEEQEGESDDEDVSLQKCHLDEAQTERADEQVESALDGAAPVDARLEMQPSGEREDRELALVKKVEKSDSDDAPSALESKENISSQKPKIWSLAETATSETVKKPLDSIYHPAGKLWAEWASRNGLFVPSCYTTQHEIV
- the cd40 gene encoding tumor necrosis factor receptor superfamily member 5 isoform X1 gives rise to the protein MLRLTRLANMDPSLLVMMKTMVMMSLVVMTAAQPQCDPYTQYVSEGQCCKMCGPGYSMTSIGTCREPQCKPCGNNEYQEKYTKEPKCIRQPYCDKNNNFDHPVHEPTKLSICKCKEGYHCSDQKVCMTCVPHSTCEPGYGVQFSGNHSHDTVCEKCLEGSTFSDEESSVGVCKKLTECGFGQHVEQKGTSTSDTICGGASRTHVVIAVVMSLVVAIVLAVVLFVLCRGQRCQEKGCFEACREPQREQLKEEKMFIPEQPDPLDEESMSPEMQSTQEEGFTRTPEEDDEQSVPMSPTALTDRGNLVTQENGKAEQLSRQESQTQCTDSFDTSL
- the cd40 gene encoding tumor necrosis factor receptor superfamily member 5 isoform X2, translating into MLRLTRLANMDPSLLVMMKTMVMMSLVVMTAAQPQCDPYTQYVSEGQCCKMCGPGYSMTSIGTCREPQCKPCGNNEYQEKYTKEPKCIRQPYCDKNNNFDHPVHEPTKLSICKCKEGYHCSDQKVCMTCVPHSTCEPGYGVQFSGNHSHDTVCEKCLEGSTFSDEESSVGVCKKLTECGFGQHVEQKGTSTSDTICGGASRTHVVIAVVMSLVVAIVLAVVLFVLCRGQRCQEKVKGCFEACREPQREQLKEEKMFIPEQPDPLDEESMSPEMQSTQEEGFTRTPEEDDEQSVPMSPTALTDRGNLVTQENGKAEQLSRQESQTQCTDSFDTSL